The Paramormyrops kingsleyae isolate MSU_618 chromosome 23, PKINGS_0.4, whole genome shotgun sequence sequence aaaatacatcacaaaaacctgaTTTCATAGACATTTTGCAACGTTCCACGAGCCTCGGGCCCAGAGTCGGAAACATAAATGTGTACATCTTGGAGTCCCACACCACCAAAGCCCGTTTCTGTCACACATCGACACGTATGCATAACCATGAATGATAGCACTTTGGAGTAATTGATTGTTtcccagctgtttttttttttttttgtttttttttttttaaactagtcCTCATCAAGGGCGGCTGCCGGTCTGCTGCCATCCCCTTCCTCCCAGTTGGATTGGTCAATCTCATTTGGCTCCTCCCCCTCGTCGGCCAGGTCTTCCTCCCCGTCTGCAGTCTCCTCAAAGTCATCCTCGCGCGAGAACTCCAGCTCCTGCATGGCCTCCAGGCCCTCCTGCGAGCCCTGGTGGGAGTCGGCGCAGTCGGCGCAGACGCCGTAGCGCCGCGAGCCGTGCCGGATCCCCACGCTGGCCGCCAGCATAAAGATCTTCTTGCACACCATGCACTTGTACTTTTTGTCCTTCATGTGCACCTGTAGGGAGGATCAACAAACAGACGCATCATTACTCTCCAAGTGCATAcaaaaaccccccccccatgtgggtTTCTGTTTCGACCACCTCAGTGGGCTGGTTAAACGGCTCCTCCTTCCGTTTCATGATGATAAAACAGATTTAGCTGACTGCTGCTCTTCAGGAGAGTTTCAGCACAGAAACAGCACCTCAGGAATGAAAGCTGATAGCCCAGGGGCTGTGACAAGCACAGGCTGATTCATAACGCAAGCAACTCCCTCAGAGATGTGACACTACAACTTGACTTTTTAATTCAGTCAACGTTCAATTTTCTTTTGAAATTCAATTTAGTTCTTTTGAAATCCAGTTGAACAGTTTAAGTTCAGAGGTATTATtagaaatatgaaatatgtctttagtttttatatattaagtaattttatttctagggatagACTGAAAGTTGTAGAGCTATTGTGTGTCTGATCTTTAAATCATCTTTACATCATGAATGCACGTTACGTCCTAACGTcctcaaaatgggaaaaatatgtTCCAGGTATTATTAATGGTAATTAGAGATaaatcattaatatttttaaatgatgatgGAAAGTATTGGACATGTGCTTTTATCAGTTTCAGAAGGGAAATTTGCAAGTTCTTTAGCTGTAGTTTTTTCTTATTCTATTTCAGTCTCATCTTATTTCAGTTACCTTCAGAAGAGATATTTCTcgttttcatttatagttgtggtttttaaatttaattttcataCGAAATTTCAGCGAATTTGAGATATAGGTTTCAAGCTGCTTAAATTTAACGTTCATATATTTCAACTAGTTTGCGATATTTATAGTTTCTGTTtagttgtttttatttaattttatttgtgcGTTGGCAAAATGAGGCACGAAGCCAAGCAGGGCGCATGCCGATCGGTGCGGGGGCTGAAGGGGCCTCACCAGCGAATGCCTCTTCACGTGCTCACGGCGGGTAAAGAGCTTGCCGCAGATGTCGCAGCTGAAGGAGCGCACTCCGGAGTGGATGATCAGGTGCCTCTTCAGGGTGCGCCGGTGCTTGGCGATGTAGCTACAGTGAGGACACTTCAGCTTGTTCTCCGTCACATCCGAGGACTCGCCTGCCAGACGGAAAACGGGGAACCGTTACGTGCGCTGGACTCCACAGACACACCCGCCCGCCAAAGACACGGGGATCGATCACTCGCTCCCGAAAAACGGCACAGAATTCCACACACGATAAAAGCGTAGGAAACGGCGCCACTCGCTCTCGGAAACCAGCGGTTACGGCTTTGATGTTTTCGAAAGCAGAGTGCTGCTCTGAGCAGGTTTTTCATGCAAAGGATGTGGGTTGAGGGTTTTGTGGTACCATTTGTTTATATGCAGGGAGGTGGGAGGGGGTAATACGTggtaaaaattttttttaaaaaaatcagtctgATGCAATGCTTCAACACAGGGGAAAGTGCTGAGGAAAAGTGCAGAGCTGCCAATAAACTTTGCCACCTTGTGAAATGAGACGGCCAAATCTTTCCTTTACAAGACCCAGGCAAAAGATGTTGGGTTGCACTGAACTAGGAAGGCACAGTCTTACCATTCTCCCACGACTCTGCTTGGTGGGAATCTTGCATTATGCTGCACTGTATCTGGTTGGCCAACTCTGAAGGGAAACAAATATACAGTCAGGGAACTTTTCCCCTGGTTTCTTCCTAACAATATCGCTCCCTGACTAGGGGGCGTGGCCTAACTGACTGGCAACCATATTGGAAAAGATCGCACTACAATCCAACAATATCAAATTTCGTCCACATGAGGTAACAGAACAgggagaaaaaataataatatacagctcAGATCAAAAACGTTGCAATCGGTGACTCTACTTGCCACAGCCTGTTTGTGGGAGTCAGTGAAATAAGGACAGCAGGGTAATAGTGGTACCAGCATAGAACAATAATGACAAAACGATAAGAACTTTAAAAATGAGACTGTACTGCAGAGACGAGCCCAGATTTCCCAGCCCACGACATCCTGCTCCTGCCAAGagctggaggggggggcggaTTATTAAACAGAATAAAAGCCCACTCAGCATGTCAGACTGCACAGCAGGAGTAGTTTTCATAAaccaccagcagagggcaggagCTTATGGGCAAGTGCCTGTAGGGTTAGGGAATGGGAGCCCGGACAGTGATGCCCTCTATCGAGTCAGCAGGCCTGCCTGCATAGGGGCTGCACATGGAGCCCCATCATGTTTGCGCAAAGACCATCAACCTACGCAGCTTCCAGCACCCGTGGAAACAGCAACACCCACAGTAAtaaatgacattacaaagaaggAAAATTTGGCGTTTCCATTAACGTCACTCAGACGCATGTGGAGGCCGACTGCCAATCCCAAGAACCTACTTGAAACAATCCGTAATGAGAATTCAAAACAGAGGATATCCTAGAAGAATATCATTAACTTGCACTGGAGTGGCAGGGCGCACTGCAACAGCCACTGGCAGTCAGCCGGACAGCCCCACTGAAGTACCAGCCAGAGAAGCTGTGGATTTCTGGGGTACACAGCACAGGGGTGTTGGGAACAGCACCAGAAACACAACACGGATAACGCAGCCCACAAGCAGGACCAGTGTCAGGGAACGTGTGACTATCCACCATAACGGCAGCTTTTTCCTTTGCACAGAGCTCAGTTtttaccccccgccccccgccccgccAGATTCCGGGAAAAAAACCCAGTTTGTTCCAGGTAATTTGGAAACTTGATTCTGAGAACAAAAATGTGGCATTGAATAAGCCTACTCATATGTGTGCCTGTGAGGATGTACCTGCATTCTCTGAGAGGAACAAGAGGTCCTCCCTGGGGTAAGACGCTGTAGGCTGGACCAACATGCAATAGTCGTAAGCCtcctcgggttggggcgggaTGTTGTAGACAAAGCGACGCGTGTTCTGGTTTTTCCGCCGGCCACTGCCCGGCTGCTGCTTCACCTCCTTCACCTCCTTCTTGACTGGGGTGGCAGTTGCGTTGTCGTTCCACACGAACACGGGCCCCTGGCCTAGCGACTCGTTCTCCGCCGACTCCGAGGAGTTGTCGCAGGTATAGCCGGAGCGGCCGAGCGGGAATCCCTCGCTGGCCGACATCTCCTCGTCGTGAGGCTCCTCCTTGATGTGGCCGCTGGCTTGGATGGAGAGCTTGGAAAGGATGCTGGTGGCCCAGAAGTTACTGGGCTTCCTGTCCGACCCCTTGGCGTCTTTGGTGAGGGTCTGCCGCTTGTTGTAGTCCACCACCACAGAGTCGGGCGCTTCGTTCTTGATACTGATGTTCAGGGCGTCCTTGATGAACGCCCGGCAGGACTGCACCACTTCGGTCATCTGGAGGTAGCTGGCCACAGACATCACCTCAATGGCATTTTGGCTTGTGAGCAGAAGGTTGCCCGAGTACAGAAAGTCTAAGATAACAGAAAAACCCTGGACGGCAGCCACATCGAGGTGGGTTGTCGTGGTTTGGTCACAGCTCTCGTTCTTGGTCAAGCAGTAGAGGGTCTTAAAGAAGCGGCTGCCAGCCACCAGAATGTTCTTGTGTGCTCTGAAGACCTGGCCGCCCACCACGATGCTGACGTCGCACAGGATGCCGTTCTTCCTCTGCTTGTTGAGCTCCTGCAGCAGCAGGTAGCAGTAGGAGTTCTCGTTCGGCTTGTTCCTGTAGCCCTCCATCTCCTCCCCGTCAAGGTCTCCTGCCCTCTCCGTCTCCTGGCACCACCACAAGAACAAGAACAAGAATGATTAGATGCCTGAGGGGGGGGAAGAAagaaaaatgggggggggggggggctgaggtaAAGCAGTCAGGGGGAATTTCTCACTGTGAGGGCTGATCGGACAGGTTCCTGGATAGGAACGACAGCACAATGAAACCTGTGAAGAGCAAGCTCTCAAAGAAAGATACGCTTTATCGGTAAGGGATGAACCGGGCCAAATCTATAAAGGAACTCTTACCCTTAATCCATCTCAAGCTGCGCAAAGAAAATAACTCAATTACACTAAAATATTTTCCATGCTGAACCATTCCCatagtttaatgtttaatgaaCAACACAACTCCTGAAACAAACCGTTACAATATTTTGTGCAGCAGCGAACatctgcaaaaaacaaaaaagtctgAGGACAAAAGATTGTACTTCGGCAGAAAAGGAACAGCATCAACCTCAATGTCCGCATGTtgaggattgggggggggggggctgtaaacTTCCCTGCACATGACGGGTTGAGCAGAACCACAGAGAGGTTCAATAAGATACATGACCGTCTTGCTGCAAAGCCAGCAAGAGGGACCGTCCAGATCGGCCAACGATACCCAGACTCCCAGATGTGCCACATGTTGAGACTAGCAGCATTTACACAGCGTAGTGTTTCACTGGCTGGCTGAATGTAACCCCCACCAATGACAGGCGTGAAAAACGTCTCGccctgatttttaaaaacaaataatcaaAGGAACGGCTCCCAGCTTCCGTAGATCGACAGGCCATAAAGCCAATGCTGATGATGCCCTGAACGGAACACGGACCCAAACGGAGGTATTAACAGCAATTCTGCCGTAGAGAAGTGATCGAGAAAGATTAAACAGACACGCCGAGCCGTCGCATGACTCTCGAAAGAGGAAAACTAATTATGCACTAATTTCTGTCAACAAATGTTTTACGCCCAAGAGGAACCTATGTAGTCGGACATACTGCAAATTACTAATAAATGTCATTCCAGGTAAGGCTGGGTTTGGCCATCTTCCAGGTTTATGAATACGCCTGGGATCCAACtggaaatgcacaaaaaaataaataaaattatcacCAGAAGGCACTATGACACAGGTAACCGAGTAAAGTGAAAATGAACCAAAGGGAGAAAATAACtcagtgcaggtgtaacagcaTAAAGAAAGGGATCCctcggggtggggtggggtggtgggggggcgggcacAAACACAAGAAATACATGCATCCGAAATGCCTTTCATCTCTACCCCGGCACAAACACCCGGAACTGAAAGGTAACCCCACGGAAGCTCCTGTAGTGCAGTTCTGGTTACTGTGCTGAGGGAGGCCAGCCACTGTGAGGGAGCATCCCAAATGGGGGCACTGGTCCCATTTAGCTCGTCTTCTGGAAGATTCCCAGACAATGCAGTTGTGAGGCACGCAAGGCCCAAGGTGTGGGAGGGTCGCCCGGCCGGGGCCTTAACAAAGAACGAGTGTGCAGGCTGTGATCCCGCCCTGACATTCTCTTTGTACCTGAACACAGTCTTTCCACAAACAGGACACTAAATTCAAGGAAGGTTCCCTTCTCGTTGCAAAGCAGAAACTGGAGCTGCATTTTCGCTCAACCAGGAAGTGGGTAAATAACAGTCTGAAGTTAATCCACTTTGCCAGCAGACACACCATTTCATACAACATTTGTGCAAGGAGCACCCCCTAGCTGATGGACGAGAGAAAAAGCTGGCAGAGAATCAGACAGCATGCAAATACTGAAAAGCCAGAACGGTGCACAAGGACGACCAGCACAAGtgacatataatatatataaaaatctgaTAGCTAGCATGAACGGACACATCATTCAAACCGCAATTACGGACCTCATCAATACTTAAAAGACCGAACCCAAAGCTTGCGACAGAGATTAAGTTTGAAAATAATAGATGGAATGTCAATcaggatttttttgtttaaatttgtTGATACGTCAACGGTGGACTGTAGGAAAACGCCTCAGCACACATCCAagcatttattttaaacataaGCGATAAACATTTTTACACCCAGACTTCACAAAATAAGCCCACTACAGTACAATAGGTCAAATTATGTGAGCCACAGAATATCATCTCACGACTATAGTATGTGTTTATCCGGTAGTGGTTTTACTTAAGAACTTATCCAATACTATAAGATACTAGAACAATCACTAGTTCATAAATGTGATGTAGGGTCAGTCTTTCTGGGTCGTCACTGAGGTGATGTGAAATGACTATGCAGGATAAATAATTAAAGccatttcattataaatttggGAATTTGGGATATCGCACTACTGGCAAGAAGAGATAAAATGAACATAATTATCTGCAAACTATTCACTTGGTGATTTACAATAGATATTGCAGCCAAGAATTGCTTTTACTGATTTACACATTTTCAACACGTCACCAATACcacatatacatttatattaaaaaaaataaccattTCTTATTATCAAAAATTTCTGAGTGTAAGAATATTACAAAATCTGTGAAAACAGAAAATTAATCAACAGAATTGGCACCAAAATGTGTGTGAAACACAGTCTTTGATGCCAGGACAGTCTTGTGTTGCTGGAGGCAATTCTAACCAATCAGACCCACTCGCCACTGCTAATTAGGGGTATATAAAAACAGAGTCATTTAAGATAaaatagataaaataaaattcatacACTAAGCTATTCAACCCATGCACAATAAGCTTGTGCTCCATGCTTTAATATCTCCGAAATGACATTATACCTACAAGACTTGGTATATTAAGTGGACACTGAACAATACACTTAATACACGAACACTTATGCAAGTGAGAGTAATAATTAAGATGGCAGAACCTGCATGCATTAGGACAGGTGATAAAGTGAAAGCTAATTGAAATGCATTCATCACAGCAGACAGCAAGGCATATCATTCTCCTGAATCATTTCTCTGCTGTGAAGCTCCTTGGCCGTCAGACAGTTTAGTAGCAGTTACCTTCAGTGAACTTGTCAGAATATTatgctacttttttttttttttttttttaactatccTCTTCAAAAA is a genomic window containing:
- the zbtb10 gene encoding zinc finger and BTB domain-containing protein 10 isoform X1; the encoded protein is MSEERNRRSLAFRGGGLAVSGSGGTSANRREAQAWPNRHLNGSGPEQEEDGDLGAKGTSAVRLEGEGSVSDSTEPEAEEEEDLDAGDGEDDWLSGSAAEGGGWTGGNDYSGEDGATAAASGEDDGGEAENTAEEEGAKKPWVGMRPQTLLQKHSLFQASWLQEFPWLKFCRETGSMSCSWCRDVGASSDELVRGSRNYKRALLLRHHLSAEHGRNDPAKQETERAGDLDGEEMEGYRNKPNENSYCYLLLQELNKQRKNGILCDVSIVVGGQVFRAHKNILVAGSRFFKTLYCLTKNESCDQTTTTHLDVAAVQGFSVILDFLYSGNLLLTSQNAIEVMSVASYLQMTEVVQSCRAFIKDALNISIKNEAPDSVVVDYNKRQTLTKDAKGSDRKPSNFWATSILSKLSIQASGHIKEEPHDEEMSASEGFPLGRSGYTCDNSSESAENESLGQGPVFVWNDNATATPVKKEVKEVKQQPGSGRRKNQNTRRFVYNIPPQPEEAYDYCMLVQPTASYPREDLLFLSENAELANQIQCSIMQDSHQAESWENGESSDVTENKLKCPHCSYIAKHRRTLKRHLIIHSGVRSFSCDICGKLFTRREHVKRHSLVHMKDKKYKCMVCKKIFMLAASVGIRHGSRRYGVCADCADSHQGSQEGLEAMQELEFSREDDFEETADGEEDLADEGEEPNEIDQSNWEEGDGSRPAAALDED
- the zbtb10 gene encoding zinc finger and BTB domain-containing protein 10 isoform X2, whose translation is MSEERNRRSLAFRGGGLAVSGSGGTSANRREAQAWPNRHLNGSGPEQEEDGDLGAKGTSAVRLEGEGSVSDSTEPEAEEEEDLDAGDGEDDWLSGSAAEGGGWTGGNDYSGEDGATAAASGEDDGGEAENTAEEEGAKKPWVGMRPQTLLQKHSLFQASWLQEFPWLKFCRETGSMSCSWCRDVGASSDELVRGSRNYKRALLLRHHLSAEHGRNDPAKQETERAGDLDGEEMEGYRNKPNENSYCYLLLQELNKQRKNGILCDVSIVVGGQVFRAHKNILVAGSRFFKTLYCLTKNESCDQTTTTHLDVAAVQGFSVILDFLYSGNLLLTSQNAIEVMSVASYLQMTEVVQSCRAFIKDALNISIKNEAPDSVVVDYNKRQTLTKDAKGSDRKPSNFWATSILSKLSIQASGHIKEEPHDEEMSASEGFPLGRSGYTCDNSSESAENESLGQGPVFVWNDNATATPVKKEVKEVKQQPGSGRRKNQNTRRFVYNIPPQPEEAYDYCMLVQPTASYPREDLLFLSENAGESSDVTENKLKCPHCSYIAKHRRTLKRHLIIHSGVRSFSCDICGKLFTRREHVKRHSLVHMKDKKYKCMVCKKIFMLAASVGIRHGSRRYGVCADCADSHQGSQEGLEAMQELEFSREDDFEETADGEEDLADEGEEPNEIDQSNWEEGDGSRPAAALDED